DNA from Candidatus Deferrimicrobium borealis:
TCTCATCAAAACCACCAATCCGGTCGATGGCAGATTTCCGCATCAAGACCGACGATGGGAGTACAAAGTTGCCACAGAAAAGGTACCTTGCGATATGACCATGATATATCTGAATTTCGTTTGGATATCGTTCTGAACATAGTTTGAATGTATTGGGGAATATGTCACTTAGTGTGAACCCGAATTCATGAAAGAATGGAAAACCCTTTCGAAAAAAGGATTCTTCTTTATAACCGTTTTCGTCGAATACGCAGAAATCACTAAATACAAGATAAACGGAAGGGAACGATTCGAGGACTTGAGTCTGATATTCCAGCTTATTATTGCGCCAACGATCGTCTGCATCGAGAAGCGCGATGTATTCTCCAGAGGCTTCAGCGATTCCACGATTGCGGGCACCTGGTAGGCCTCTGTTCTCTTGATAGATATAGACTATGTCCTTCTTGAATGACTGGACCACGTCTTTTGTCCCGTCAGTGGAGCCATCGTCGACCACAATGATTTCGGTATTCCCATAAGACTGATCCAGGACACTCTGTATTGCGTAGGATACATATTTTGCACAGTTATATGTAGGGATTACAACGCTGACCAACTTCACGTTTTTCTCACCGCCAATCAGTAGATCCAACAGGTTTGTTCCATGATTTCGTGGCTCCTGCAAATGAGTCGGATTAGGGAATAAAATAAGGGGATATCATCATGTCATCTTTCTGACGGCGTCCATAGTAGAACACGCTGACCTGTTAAATAACGGAACCAGGCAACCAATATCGATGCATTCACAGTTACGAAGTATATCGGGATCTTAATAAATATTCGCTCAGAGGAATATAAATCGTAGAATAATGAAAATACGCCTACTCCATAAAAAAGTAATTGGGCCACCAATAAAAATAAATACTTAGTAGATACAAATGCAAGTGGAATATTCACTATGAAAAGAATGATCAAGAAATATGGAACTAGCCACCGGAGTAGCTTATGGCAAAGTAACTGATATGAGAATAATCCGTATTTAAAAATGTTTAAAAATTCAATATTATTAAAAAATACCGTTATTCCTCTGAGAACGGTCCTCACTTTCCTATCAAATTCTTTTCGCTGATCGGAAAGGTCAATATAATATCCTATCGCCTCCTTATCGCAGGTTCCTCGCATCCCTCGCTTCACGCTGTTCAATAGCGTTCGAAAATCACTATCCAAGTCCCCCGAAAATTCCTCGCATACAACTCTTCTTGCAGCAAAAAATGATCCGCTGAGTCCGACAGGTGAACTTACCCGTGATTCGAGCCTTCGAAGCCACATTTCATACCGGACATAGAAATTTTCCCCGGACTGTTTCCCGTTTTTCCCCATCACTCGGTCTTCGCTACTTACGCATCCGATTGCAGGATCGGCAAAGTTGGAAACAATCTGTTCAACCGCCGAAGAATCCAAGATCGTGGCGACATCTGTAAAAACTAATATATTTCCTTTAGATTGCTTAACAGCCTCCTTCTGTGATTTTTCCTTACCTCCGCGCTCTGAAATAGCAAGTAATTCAATTCCTTTTCCTTGATAACTAGCCACGATTTCGTTAGTCCCATCTGTCGATCCATCGGAGGCAATTATTATCTCGAGTTTTTCTCTCGGATACGCTATTGCAAGAGTATTTTCAATTTTATCCTTTATTAATTTCTCTTCATTGTATGCAGCGATTATTATTGTAACATACGGATATTGCTTTATATTTATATTTTTATTATACTTAAACAAGCTTACAACATATAAAGATATAGGATATCCTAAATATACGTAAATAATTAGCAATAATAATATGCAAAATATTATTCTAATTATATGCACCTTTGTCCATTATATTTGCGAATTGAATGTTCATAATATAATTACATTAAACGATATCTTGCCTATGTTCACAGAAAAAAACCACAGGCACGCGCACAAATCGGTCCTATCCGGAAACAATAGAAGATACGATTGGCCGACTCCGTTCCCGGTTGCCTACCATCGTTATATAGCCAACTCTCAATAGCGCGTGCCAGAACCACTTTCTGTACCGAAGGGCTTCGCTGTATTTTCTGACTGCCTGTTTATTGTTTCCGGAATTCAGGTAGCTGTAGCCCAAACCACAAAGCCTTTCTCCTTTGTGGTACTTGATTAAATCCTTTTCTTCTTTGTTGTAGCTTGGGTCAGTCAGGTGCAAATCAATGACGGAAATATCGCCTTCTGTATGGTGTTGGATATCACCCGACAGGTTAGCGCCGTGACGACCAATCATGGCAAGCTTTTCGTCAATATAAATAAAATTTGTTACGCGAGAACTCCTGAGGCCGAAATCGAAATCTTCGTTGGTTCGAAGAACTTTACGCCACATCCCGATTAAGTCAAATATCTGTTTCCTGACGACTATGGCGCTAGGGTAGATTGGGTAACCCCTAAGAAGAAGCGCGAAGATGTCTTTTTGGGGAATCACGAAGTACTTGCGGTCGAAATACTTATGCCCCTGTATGGTTTCATAGATGAAGGGATATATTTGTGAATTTGACAAGGCATAAAAAGATCCGTCGGCCCACTCAAATCGAGAGAAATCAGAAAAAGCGAACAGGACCTCCGGGTTTCTGGAGAATGACTCAGCAAAGATTTCAAGCTTCTCTGGGGTCCATTTGTCATCTCCGTCGAGAAATGCTACCAGTCTCCCGCGACACTGGTTAACCCCTGTATTTCTTGCAGCTGCCGTCCCAAGGTTCTTATCGTGGCGCACCATATGTATCTTGTCTTTGTACTCTAATATTTTACTTGAGGTGTCGTCTGTGCTGCAGTCGTCTACAACGATAATCTCGACGTTCTTGTAGGTTTGACCTAAAATGCTCTGAATCGCCGATCCGATGAACTTTGAAGCGTTATTATAAACAGGGATTACCACTGAAATAAGATCGTCCATTTGATTTATCCTTTCAATTGCATTGCAGTTTCGTAAATAAACTCAAAAATGTACTATTTTCTAAAATCATTAGACTATTTAATTGGCCGGCTCCGTTCGCGGTATCGTTGGTTTTACCGCCGGTGAGATGGCGTGCAACAAAGGCGGAGGTGGCCGGTCATGGACAGGTTACTCATCGGTCTCACTGATCGCGGGAGAATACCTCCCACAAGGGAGACTTTTTTTATGGTCTTTTATGGTCATTGACGCTCGGAATAGAAGTCCAAAAGGAGAAGATTGTCGTGGTCGGTCTGCCTGGGGAGGGTCTGCCGTAAACCGGCTTGCTGTCCACGCAGTCGCCTGCGTATAGCGTTGCCCGCAGGCCGCCCGACACTTCAAGCGTCCGTCGGAGAACTTGTAGGCACGAGTGTTATTGCATTGACTACATCGTCTCATGGCCAGACCAGTGTAAATCTGG
Protein-coding regions in this window:
- a CDS encoding glycosyltransferase, giving the protein MDLLIGGEKNVKLVSVVIPTYNCAKYVSYAIQSVLDQSYGNTEIIVVDDGSTDGTKDVVQSFKKDIVYIYQENRGLPGARNRGIAEASGEYIALLDADDRWRNNKLEYQTQVLESFPSVYLVFSDFCVFDENGYKEESFFRKGFPFFHEFGFTLSDIFPNTFKLCSERYPNEIQIYHGHIARYLFCGNFVLPSSVLMRKSAIDRIGGFDESYKVAEETEFFLRLSTYYDAAFVDCPLVDYLIKRAGNLTGSSNTERLIKNAIGIQLNYISTQSNIYKSNKSLFDTAVAKSYTRLAYYYLTMKMNEAARIEVKHSRSWKPIQIKSYLYWLFSFCPPFLLGAAGDSKRFIKGFFGK
- a CDS encoding glycosyltransferase family 2 protein, translating into MFKYNKNINIKQYPYVTIIIAAYNEEKLIKDKIENTLAIAYPREKLEIIIASDGSTDGTNEIVASYQGKGIELLAISERGGKEKSQKEAVKQSKGNILVFTDVATILDSSAVEQIVSNFADPAIGCVSSEDRVMGKNGKQSGENFYVRYEMWLRRLESRVSSPVGLSGSFFAARRVVCEEFSGDLDSDFRTLLNSVKRGMRGTCDKEAIGYYIDLSDQRKEFDRKVRTVLRGITVFFNNIEFLNIFKYGLFSYQLLCHKLLRWLVPYFLIILFIVNIPLAFVSTKYLFLLVAQLLFYGVGVFSLFYDLYSSERIFIKIPIYFVTVNASILVAWFRYLTGQRVLLWTPSER
- a CDS encoding glycosyltransferase family 2 protein is translated as MDDLISVVIPVYNNASKFIGSAIQSILGQTYKNVEIIVVDDCSTDDTSSKILEYKDKIHMVRHDKNLGTAAARNTGVNQCRGRLVAFLDGDDKWTPEKLEIFAESFSRNPEVLFAFSDFSRFEWADGSFYALSNSQIYPFIYETIQGHKYFDRKYFVIPQKDIFALLLRGYPIYPSAIVVRKQIFDLIGMWRKVLRTNEDFDFGLRSSRVTNFIYIDEKLAMIGRHGANLSGDIQHHTEGDISVIDLHLTDPSYNKEEKDLIKYHKGERLCGLGYSYLNSGNNKQAVRKYSEALRYRKWFWHALLRVGYITMVGNRERSRPIVSSIVSG